One window of the Anaeromyxobacter dehalogenans 2CP-C genome contains the following:
- a CDS encoding MBOAT family O-acyltransferase: protein MPHTWSFDYFYSLPFWAALLAVAAVVRLAGGSPVLRGLALLATSNALLLAIPGFSAADLALVWAVSGVALASARTLSRSAPGSSRARRVVVVGSVVAILAFLALFKYRFLQGLLLGPFAQVLAPRASSGVVNPLVLVGVSYFSFKAIHVVVETYRGTLGRVEALAFLNYMTFFPAFISGPINRFGDFSEQLASASPALGADLRAGGERIVHGLFKKVVLVPLVMPYLLTNQARPLDQATLLDVATGLYAYALYFFFDFAGYTDLAIGGARIIGIRLPENFRQPFFQKNIRDLWTNWHMTLTSWLVDYVYWPTVRALRNLEYLRTRPVLLSVIGMNVTFVSCGIWHGEAPHFVLWGAYHGLGISVLNVYQRQKKRIRAPRIQRWFASRYSRWLGTFATFNFFAAGLALFVLDLGQIRALLRALVG from the coding sequence ATGCCGCACACCTGGAGCTTCGACTACTTCTACAGCCTCCCGTTCTGGGCGGCGCTCCTCGCCGTCGCGGCCGTCGTCCGGCTCGCGGGCGGGTCGCCCGTGCTGCGCGGGCTCGCGCTGCTGGCGACCTCGAACGCGCTGCTCCTCGCCATCCCCGGCTTCTCGGCCGCGGATCTCGCGCTGGTCTGGGCGGTCTCCGGGGTGGCGCTCGCGAGCGCGCGCACGCTGAGCCGGAGCGCGCCGGGATCGAGCCGCGCGCGGCGGGTGGTGGTGGTGGGGAGCGTCGTCGCCATCCTCGCGTTCCTGGCGCTCTTCAAGTACCGCTTCCTGCAGGGCCTGCTGCTCGGGCCGTTCGCGCAGGTGCTGGCGCCGAGGGCGTCGAGCGGCGTGGTGAACCCGCTGGTGCTGGTCGGCGTCTCCTACTTCTCCTTCAAGGCCATCCACGTGGTCGTGGAGACGTACCGGGGCACCCTCGGCCGGGTCGAGGCGCTGGCGTTCCTCAACTACATGACGTTCTTCCCCGCGTTCATCAGCGGGCCGATCAACCGGTTCGGCGACTTCTCGGAGCAGCTGGCCTCCGCCTCGCCGGCGCTCGGGGCGGACCTGCGCGCCGGCGGCGAGCGGATCGTCCACGGCCTCTTCAAGAAGGTGGTGCTCGTCCCGCTGGTGATGCCGTACCTGCTCACCAACCAGGCGCGGCCGCTGGACCAGGCGACGCTGCTCGACGTCGCGACCGGGCTGTACGCCTACGCGCTCTACTTCTTCTTCGACTTCGCCGGCTACACCGACCTCGCCATCGGCGGGGCGCGCATCATCGGCATCCGGCTCCCGGAGAACTTCCGCCAGCCGTTCTTCCAGAAGAACATCCGCGACCTCTGGACCAACTGGCACATGACGCTGACGAGCTGGCTGGTGGACTACGTCTACTGGCCGACGGTCCGCGCGCTCCGCAACCTGGAGTACCTGCGCACGCGCCCCGTGCTGCTGTCGGTCATCGGGATGAACGTCACGTTCGTGAGCTGCGGCATCTGGCACGGCGAGGCGCCGCACTTCGTCCTGTGGGGCGCCTACCACGGCCTCGGCATCTCGGTGCTGAACGTGTACCAGCGCCAGAAGAAGCGCATCCGCGCCCCGCGGATCCAGCGCTGGTTCGCGTCGCGCTACAGCCGCTGGCTCGGCACGTTCGCCACGTTCAACTTCTTCGCGGCGGGGCTGGCGCTGTTCGTGCTCGACCTGGGCCAGATCCGCGCGCTGCTGCGCGCGCTGGTCGGGTGA
- a CDS encoding class I adenylate-forming enzyme family protein translates to MHARGPFIHEWVAEHAARQPDAPAVDTPAHRLTYGALGERVRALSAQLAAAGVRRGDRVLAALPNVPATVVASLAVHALGATAVEVNREWGPDVQLGIAQETGVRHAFVFGRDAVAWGKVAAAHPFDRLWVVHGGPLPERLLSDVGGAPATLLLEDGRVDPALPPAPAPPPADVSADAPALILYTSGSTGRPRGVVQTFGNVEANSRSIVEYLGLTSADRALLVLPLYYCYGRSVLQTHLLAGGSLFLDSRFAFPRTVLEGFAREGCTGFAGVPMTFEIIRRQVDVRSLSFPRLRYLTQAGGAMAPETIDWVREAFAPAKLFVMYGQTEATARLSYLPPERAREKRGAIGIPIPGVELRVVDEHGRELPSGETGHLVARGKNVTLGYFRDPEATAAILHDGWLWTGDLAERDPDGFFFHRGRSKEILKIGGHRVSPIQIEHAVAEHPEVAEAAVIGAPDPLKGEVPVAFVVARPGASPTEESLRAFCQARMPAYQVPVRFTVVAALPRNESGKLLRAALVESAAAAAGGGRARA, encoded by the coding sequence ATGCACGCCAGGGGACCGTTCATCCACGAGTGGGTCGCGGAGCACGCGGCGCGGCAGCCCGATGCGCCCGCCGTCGACACGCCGGCGCACCGCCTCACGTACGGCGCGCTGGGCGAGCGTGTGCGCGCGCTGTCCGCGCAGCTCGCGGCCGCCGGCGTCCGCCGCGGCGACCGGGTCCTGGCGGCGCTGCCCAACGTGCCGGCGACGGTGGTGGCCAGCCTCGCCGTGCACGCGCTCGGCGCCACGGCCGTCGAGGTGAACCGCGAGTGGGGCCCCGACGTCCAGCTCGGCATCGCGCAGGAGACGGGGGTCCGCCACGCGTTCGTGTTCGGGCGCGACGCCGTCGCCTGGGGCAAGGTGGCCGCGGCGCACCCGTTCGATCGGCTGTGGGTGGTGCACGGGGGGCCGCTCCCGGAGCGGCTCCTCTCCGACGTCGGCGGCGCGCCGGCGACGCTGCTGCTGGAGGACGGGCGCGTGGATCCCGCGCTGCCGCCCGCCCCCGCGCCGCCGCCCGCGGACGTCTCGGCCGACGCGCCCGCGCTGATCCTGTACACGTCCGGCAGCACCGGCCGGCCCCGCGGCGTGGTCCAGACGTTCGGGAACGTCGAGGCGAACTCGCGCTCCATCGTCGAGTACCTGGGCCTCACGTCCGCCGACCGCGCGCTGCTCGTGCTGCCGCTCTACTACTGCTACGGGCGCAGCGTCCTCCAGACGCACCTCCTGGCGGGCGGCTCCCTGTTCCTCGACTCGCGCTTCGCGTTCCCGCGCACCGTGCTCGAGGGCTTCGCGCGCGAGGGGTGCACCGGGTTCGCCGGCGTGCCGATGACGTTCGAGATCATCCGGCGCCAGGTGGACGTGCGCTCGCTCTCGTTTCCCAGGCTCCGCTACCTGACGCAGGCCGGCGGCGCGATGGCGCCGGAGACGATCGACTGGGTGCGCGAGGCGTTCGCGCCGGCGAAGCTGTTCGTCATGTACGGGCAGACCGAGGCGACGGCCCGGCTCAGCTACCTGCCGCCGGAGCGCGCGCGGGAGAAGCGCGGCGCCATCGGCATCCCCATCCCCGGCGTCGAGCTCCGGGTGGTGGACGAGCACGGGCGCGAGCTGCCGAGCGGAGAGACCGGGCACCTGGTCGCGCGCGGGAAGAACGTGACGCTCGGCTACTTCCGGGACCCCGAGGCGACCGCCGCCATCCTGCACGACGGCTGGCTGTGGACCGGCGACCTCGCGGAGCGCGATCCGGACGGCTTCTTCTTCCACCGCGGCCGCTCGAAGGAGATCCTCAAGATCGGCGGCCACAGGGTGAGCCCGATCCAGATCGAGCACGCCGTGGCCGAGCACCCGGAGGTCGCCGAGGCCGCGGTGATCGGCGCCCCGGACCCGCTGAAGGGCGAGGTACCGGTCGCGTTCGTGGTGGCGCGGCCCGGCGCCAGCCCGACCGAGGAGTCGTTGCGCGCGTTCTGCCAGGCCCGGATGCCGGCCTACCAGGTGCCGGTGCGGTTCACGGTGGTGGCGGCGCTGCCGCGCAACGAGTCCGGAAAGCTGCTGCGCGCGGCGCTGGTGGAGTCGGCCGCGGCGGCCGCGGGCGGCGGCCGCGCGCGCGCCTGA
- a CDS encoding SGNH/GDSL hydrolase family protein: MNKTAAVVLLAGTSWLGVACGGGAGGGAGGGGEEPPPVIQEVTASSTAVQVGDHVSLAASATDPRSRPLSYAWSAHPAGCGSFSDATAAAPVLTALWPGTCSITVTVSAGGAFATSAALHIAISSRAAGGVPAPMPRVAHVYAFMYADGATATASVSGLGLAVVRWSRAGDTAPWAFSVNDGYDLRLRDGARNVPVDYVIEASADGGSTWPATLATVTGNTYLTRAHVVDLTGYGAVRMRLTSAPRNGGVSFYGTDLDVHDARAGTDDWWLALGDSLTTNVWHVHDSVKFGTRIHARDPGRFPVAHEGGVSGITIPAFLSTSWTGSDGRPIFARWMDDFPGRYVVLAVGTNDCSAGTPIDTMEQGFRQLVQLVVDAGKVPVVPTLRWTYINAATPARIEAWNARLAAICASFPTCVPGPDTFTRAQAQGLAGLQGDQTHLNQAGITLTHEDWDLWAMATVYAAP; the protein is encoded by the coding sequence GTGAACAAGACGGCGGCGGTGGTGCTCCTCGCGGGCACGTCCTGGCTGGGGGTCGCCTGCGGCGGCGGCGCCGGCGGCGGCGCGGGCGGCGGAGGCGAGGAGCCGCCGCCCGTCATCCAGGAGGTCACCGCCTCGAGCACCGCCGTGCAGGTCGGCGACCACGTGTCGCTCGCGGCGTCCGCCACCGACCCGCGATCGCGCCCCCTCTCGTACGCCTGGAGCGCGCACCCCGCGGGCTGCGGGAGCTTCTCGGACGCGACCGCCGCCGCGCCGGTGCTGACCGCGCTGTGGCCCGGCACCTGCTCGATCACCGTGACCGTGAGCGCCGGCGGCGCCTTCGCGACGAGCGCGGCGCTGCACATCGCGATCTCGAGCCGCGCGGCGGGCGGGGTCCCGGCGCCCATGCCGAGGGTCGCGCACGTCTACGCGTTCATGTACGCCGACGGGGCGACCGCGACCGCCTCGGTCTCCGGGCTCGGGCTGGCGGTGGTGCGCTGGTCGCGCGCGGGCGACACCGCGCCCTGGGCGTTCTCGGTGAACGACGGCTACGACCTGCGCCTCCGCGACGGCGCGCGCAACGTGCCGGTGGACTACGTCATCGAGGCGAGCGCGGACGGCGGCTCCACCTGGCCCGCGACGCTGGCGACGGTCACGGGCAACACGTACCTCACGCGCGCGCACGTGGTGGACCTGACCGGCTACGGCGCCGTGCGCATGCGCCTCACCTCCGCGCCGCGCAACGGCGGCGTGAGCTTCTACGGGACGGACCTCGACGTCCACGACGCGCGCGCCGGAACCGACGACTGGTGGCTCGCGCTGGGCGACTCCCTGACCACCAACGTGTGGCACGTCCACGACTCGGTGAAGTTCGGCACGCGCATCCACGCGCGCGACCCGGGCCGGTTCCCGGTGGCGCACGAGGGCGGTGTCTCGGGGATCACCATCCCCGCGTTCCTCTCCACCTCGTGGACCGGCTCGGACGGGCGGCCCATCTTCGCGAGGTGGATGGACGACTTCCCGGGCCGCTACGTGGTCCTGGCGGTGGGCACCAACGACTGCAGCGCCGGCACCCCGATCGACACGATGGAGCAAGGCTTCCGGCAGCTCGTCCAGCTGGTGGTCGATGCGGGCAAGGTCCCGGTCGTGCCCACGCTGCGCTGGACGTACATCAACGCCGCCACGCCGGCGCGGATCGAGGCGTGGAACGCCCGGCTGGCTGCGATCTGCGCGAGCTTCCCGACCTGCGTTCCCGGGCCCGACACGTTCACCCGCGCGCAGGCGCAGGGCCTCGCCGGGCTGCAGGGGGATCAGACGCACCTGAACCAGGCCGGGATCACGCTCACGCACGAGGACTGGGATCTCTGGGCCATGGCGACCGTGTACGCGGCGCCGTAG
- the nadE gene encoding NAD(+) synthase has protein sequence MVSRDVLGIDASRVAEEIERAVREQVLGTLRRRGAVVGMSGGIDSSVTAALCVRALGKDRVFGLMMPERDSSGDALRLGRMLAEHLGIRFAVEDVAPALDGLGCYARQLEAIRMVVPEYGPGWKCKLTLPSILDADRLNITALTVQDPEGNQRTQRMTAAAYLQMVAATNFKQRTRKMMEYYHADRLNYAVAGTPNLLEYDQGFFVKQGDGAADFKPIAHLYKTQVYALAEHLGVPEEIRRRPPTTDTFSLSQTQEEFYFALPYRDMDLCLWGLRNGKPAAEVAPALGLTAEQVERVYRDIEAKRRVSVYLHHPPMLVSERED, from the coding sequence ATGGTGTCGCGTGACGTTCTCGGGATCGATGCGTCCCGGGTGGCGGAGGAGATCGAGCGGGCGGTCCGCGAGCAGGTGCTGGGAACGCTGCGCCGCCGCGGCGCGGTGGTGGGCATGTCGGGCGGGATCGACAGCTCCGTCACGGCGGCCCTGTGCGTCCGGGCGCTCGGCAAGGACCGCGTGTTCGGGCTGATGATGCCCGAGCGCGACTCCTCGGGAGACGCGCTCCGGCTCGGGCGCATGCTGGCGGAGCACCTCGGCATCCGGTTCGCGGTGGAGGACGTCGCGCCGGCGCTGGACGGGCTCGGGTGCTACGCGCGCCAGCTCGAGGCGATCCGGATGGTGGTGCCGGAGTACGGGCCCGGGTGGAAGTGCAAGCTCACCCTCCCGTCCATCCTGGACGCGGACCGGCTCAACATCACCGCGCTCACGGTGCAGGATCCGGAGGGGAACCAGCGCACGCAGCGCATGACCGCCGCCGCCTACCTGCAGATGGTGGCCGCGACCAACTTCAAGCAGCGCACGCGGAAGATGATGGAGTACTACCACGCGGACCGGCTCAACTACGCGGTGGCCGGGACGCCGAACCTGCTCGAGTACGACCAGGGCTTCTTCGTGAAGCAGGGCGACGGCGCGGCCGACTTCAAGCCGATCGCGCACCTCTACAAGACCCAGGTCTACGCGCTGGCCGAGCACCTCGGCGTGCCGGAGGAGATCCGCCGGCGCCCGCCCACGACCGACACGTTCTCGCTCTCGCAGACGCAGGAGGAGTTCTACTTCGCCCTGCCCTACCGCGACATGGACCTCTGCCTCTGGGGCCTGCGGAACGGCAAGCCGGCCGCGGAGGTCGCGCCCGCGCTGGGCCTCACCGCCGAGCAGGTGGAGCGCGTCTACCGCGACATCGAGGCGAAGCGGCGGGTGAGCGTGTACCTGCACCACCCGCCGATGCTGGTGAGCGAGCGGGAGGACTGA
- the asnB gene encoding asparagine synthase (glutamine-hydrolyzing): MCGIAGAVALRDGVPPLPAADLAAMVGALRHRGPDEFGTYRDRRAALGHARLSIIDLATGQQPLSNEDGTLWVAFNGEIFNYVELRAELVALGHAFRTRSDTEVIVHAYEAWGTDAFARFNGQFAVALWDSAREALVLARDRLGVRPLHLCEHAGRLWFASEVKALFAGDPTMPRAFDPAGLAETFTFWTAVAPRTPFLGVTELEPGHVRVVSRSGSVDRAFWAPRYPLAGDGSFQGSVAEAAERVRAALEEAVRLRMLRADVPVGSYLSGGLDSSLVAALGREVKGERFLTFSIRFEDAEYDETGFQRAAAARIGSDHREIVVRRRDIAAAFPAVVAHAERPLLRTAPAPLYLLSGLVRDAGIKVVLTGEGADEMFAGYDLFREGRVRRFWGRQPGSAVRPRLLERLYPYLARSPVAQQAMAREFFGRGRERWSAPGFAHQTRWLGTAALQRLFQPDLRAAVRDLDPAARLLADLPAGFPRWNPLAQDQYLETRTLLSGYLLSSQGDRMLMAHSVEGRFPFLDAEVVELANALPASYKLRGLDEKHVLKRAARGLVPEEILRRPKQPYRAPDALSFVGPDAPDWVRELVSPGAVADAGVFDPRAVERLWRKCEASGGGEQFSNSDNMALVGVLSTGLLHQALIRSVPAREPPPAFRTVVDRTASHGAAP; this comes from the coding sequence ATGTGCGGCATCGCCGGCGCCGTCGCCCTCCGCGACGGCGTCCCACCGCTGCCCGCCGCGGACCTCGCGGCGATGGTCGGCGCGCTGCGCCATCGCGGCCCGGACGAGTTCGGGACCTACCGCGACCGGCGGGCGGCGCTCGGCCACGCGCGCCTCTCGATCATCGACCTCGCGACCGGCCAGCAGCCGCTCTCGAACGAGGACGGCACGCTGTGGGTCGCGTTCAACGGCGAGATCTTCAACTACGTCGAGCTGCGCGCCGAGCTCGTCGCGCTGGGCCACGCCTTCCGGACCCGCAGCGACACCGAGGTCATCGTCCACGCGTACGAGGCGTGGGGCACCGACGCGTTCGCCCGGTTCAACGGCCAGTTCGCGGTCGCGCTCTGGGACTCGGCGCGCGAGGCGCTGGTGCTGGCGCGCGACCGGCTGGGCGTGCGGCCGCTGCACCTGTGCGAGCACGCCGGGCGGCTGTGGTTCGCGAGCGAGGTCAAGGCGCTGTTCGCCGGCGATCCCACCATGCCGCGGGCGTTCGACCCGGCCGGCCTGGCCGAGACGTTCACCTTCTGGACCGCCGTCGCTCCGCGCACGCCGTTCCTGGGCGTGACCGAGCTCGAGCCCGGGCACGTGCGGGTGGTCTCGCGCTCCGGCAGCGTGGATCGGGCGTTCTGGGCGCCGCGCTACCCGCTCGCGGGCGACGGCTCGTTCCAGGGGTCGGTCGCCGAGGCCGCGGAGCGCGTCCGCGCCGCCCTGGAGGAGGCGGTCCGGCTCCGCATGCTGCGCGCGGACGTGCCGGTGGGGAGCTACCTGTCCGGCGGCCTCGACAGCTCGCTGGTCGCGGCGCTGGGCCGCGAGGTGAAAGGCGAGCGCTTCCTCACCTTCTCCATCCGCTTCGAGGACGCCGAGTACGACGAGACGGGCTTCCAGCGCGCCGCCGCGGCGCGCATCGGCAGCGACCACCGCGAGATCGTGGTGCGCCGGCGCGACATCGCGGCCGCGTTCCCGGCGGTGGTGGCCCACGCGGAGCGGCCGCTGCTCCGCACCGCCCCCGCCCCGCTCTACCTGCTCTCCGGCCTGGTGCGCGACGCCGGCATCAAGGTGGTCCTCACCGGCGAGGGCGCGGACGAGATGTTCGCCGGCTACGATCTCTTCCGCGAGGGCCGCGTGCGCCGGTTCTGGGGACGCCAGCCCGGCTCGGCGGTGCGCCCGCGGCTGCTGGAGCGCCTCTACCCGTACCTCGCGCGCTCGCCGGTGGCGCAGCAGGCCATGGCGCGCGAGTTCTTCGGCCGCGGCCGCGAGCGCTGGAGCGCGCCCGGCTTCGCGCACCAGACCCGCTGGCTCGGCACCGCCGCGTTGCAGCGGCTGTTCCAGCCCGACCTGCGCGCCGCGGTGCGCGACCTCGATCCGGCCGCCCGGCTCCTCGCCGACCTCCCCGCCGGGTTCCCGCGCTGGAACCCGCTCGCCCAGGACCAGTACCTGGAGACGCGCACGCTGCTCTCCGGCTACCTGCTCTCGTCCCAGGGCGACCGGATGCTGATGGCGCACTCGGTGGAGGGCCGCTTCCCGTTCCTCGACGCGGAGGTGGTCGAGCTCGCGAACGCGCTCCCCGCCTCGTACAAGCTGCGGGGGCTGGACGAGAAGCACGTGCTGAAGCGCGCCGCGCGCGGGCTGGTGCCGGAGGAGATCCTGCGCCGGCCCAAGCAGCCGTACCGGGCGCCGGACGCGCTCTCCTTCGTCGGCCCCGACGCGCCGGACTGGGTGCGGGAGCTGGTCTCGCCGGGCGCGGTGGCGGACGCGGGGGTCTTCGACCCGCGGGCGGTGGAGCGGCTCTGGCGCAAGTGCGAGGCGTCGGGGGGTGGCGAGCAGTTCTCGAACTCGGACAACATGGCGCTGGTGGGCGTGCTCTCGACCGGGCTGCTCCACCAGGCGCTGATCCGGAGCGTTCCGGCGCGGGAACCCCCGCCCGCGTTCCGGACGGTGGTGGACAGGACCGCGTCGCACGGAGCGGCGCCGTAA
- a CDS encoding acyl carrier protein, protein MDVQKRIRQFVVENFYIANPAEVADDTLLVSNGYVDSTGMLEIIAFLEAEFGIRISDSETTPENLESIARIAAFVGRKQGKSAA, encoded by the coding sequence ATGGACGTCCAGAAGCGCATCCGGCAGTTCGTCGTCGAGAACTTCTACATCGCCAACCCGGCGGAGGTGGCGGACGACACGCTGCTGGTGAGCAACGGCTACGTGGACTCGACCGGCATGCTCGAGATCATCGCGTTCCTCGAGGCGGAGTTCGGCATCCGCATCTCCGACAGCGAGACCACGCCGGAGAACCTCGAGTCGATCGCGCGCATCGCCGCGTTCGTCGGGCGCAAGCAGGGCAAGTCGGCGGCCTAG